The Juglans microcarpa x Juglans regia isolate MS1-56 chromosome 2S, Jm3101_v1.0, whole genome shotgun sequence genome has a window encoding:
- the LOC121251543 gene encoding NDR1/HIN1-like protein 13 — MEGRVSPVEGDDSDDDPIMPPRPPPPPPPPPLPSSSLQAHCSKTYVIQIPKNQIYRIPPPENAIIAEHYRTPDKNNKNKVCCSSLWIIGVILVAAILIGLALVVLYFMFSPKVPIFSIAHVLAKNNTHSSPHKHSGPRYEISMDVKNPNQFMAISYKHRGVATLSFKGKKIAKGEFPTWYQGENSSKRIKLFLQGANAAVPYEIGKTMNGKKSKALVSLALDVKVPVKVKFGAIKTWSMDTNVACKLKVSTLGVGSRILSQECHTEFKF; from the coding sequence ATGGAGGGGCGGGTTTCGCCTGTTGAAGGtgatgatagtgatgatgatCCTATAATGCCACCAcgtccacctccaccaccgccaccgccaccaCTACCTTCGTCATCTCTACAGGCCCACTGCTCCAAAACTTATGTGATCCAAATacctaaaaatcaaatttatcgCATTCCACCTCCTGAGAATGCCATCATCGCAGAACATTACCGCACTCCAGATAAAAACAATAAGAACAAAGTATGCTGTTCCAGCTTGTGGATAATTGGTGTCATCTTGGTTGCTGCCATATTAATTGGGCTAGCCCTAGTGGTCTTGTACTTCATGTTTAGTCCTAAAGTTCCTATATTCTCCATTGCGCACGTCCTAGCTAAGAATAATACACACTCTTCACCTCATAAACATTCTGGGCCAAGGTACGAAATCTCCATGGATGTCAAGAATCCGAATCAGTTCATGGCAATTAGTTACAAGCATAGGGGGGTTGCCACATTGTCTTTCAAGGGCAAAAAGATTGCTAAGGGCGAGTTTCCAACATGGTACCAAGGAGAGAACAGTTCTAAAAGGATTAAACTTTTCTTACAAGGAGCAAATGCAGCGGTGCCTTATGAGATTGGGAAGACCATGAATGGCAAGAAATCGAAGGCACTAGTCTCTTTAGCTCTAGATGTGAAAGTTCCTGTGAAGGTGAAATTTGGTGCGATTAAGACGTGGAGTATGGACACGAACGTTGCATGTAAACTTAAGGTGAGTACATTGGGCGTGGGTTCGCGGATATTGTCGCAAGAATGTCACACGGAATTCAAGTTCTAG
- the LOC121252930 gene encoding PLAT domain-containing protein 2, producing MALNTFFFFLFLSLFFTPIVRSSEDDCVYTVYIRTGSVIKGGTDSIISVRLYDKYGDYIGIKNLEAWGGLMEPGHNYFERGNLDIFSGRAPCLPAPICAINLTSDGSGPNHGWYVNYFEVTTTGAHIKCKQQQFTVEQWLALDTAPYELTAIRNYCPSVNDKARGSLKATV from the exons ATGGCTCTCaacactttcttcttcttccttttcctgTCTCTCTTCTTCACCCCTATCGTCCGATCTTCC GAGGATGACTGCGTTTACACGGTCTACATTCGGACGGGATCGGTCATAAAGGGCGGGACGGACTCGATCATCAGCGTCCGCCTGTACGACAAGTACGGAGACTACATTGGGATCAAGAACCTGGAGGCCTGGGGCGGACTGATGGAGCCTGGACACAACTACTTCGAGAGGGGCAATCTGGACATCTTCAGCGGGAGGGCGCCGTGCCTACCTGCGCCGATCTGCGCGATCAACCTGACTTCCGACGGGTCGGGTCCTAACCATGGATGGTACGTCAACTACTTCGAGGTGACGACGACGGGGGCCCACATCAAGTGCAAGCAGCAGCAGTTCACGGTGGAGCAGTGGCTGGCTCTCGATACGGCGCCGTACGAGCTCACCGCCATCAGGAATTACTGCCCCTCCGTAAACGACAAGGCTCGCGGTTCCCTCAAGGCTACCGTGTAA
- the LOC121252931 gene encoding inactive TPR repeat-containing thioredoxin TTL3-like, with protein MEQNSQEKQSRCCLLNAVFGQRSFWPRRATSTGSIPGGNDPKTPGTPNSRRRRVGSDDSSILGTPSKAAESLPKPVARHTQVPHQAPPVDYQNHGRRPFNSEAAGVVTSSAAGIRKTTPCQGYVNQGKRVPKDAIGISGELESIIVDHQKNQGGGNLVRASSSNVMIFGNLGNLRRPGGGNVNSYNVVDYIPKTAREESPVPKGNYANSVMGNVVRGANREQPDPLCRAISTRMDPETLKIMGNEDYKSGRFAEALALYDAAIAIDPNKPSYRSNKSAALAALGRLFEAVFECREAIRIEPQYHRAHHRLATLYFRLGEAEKALYHFKHAGPEADQVDIAKVKTLQAHLNKCTEARKLRDWNTLIKETGSAISAGADSAPQIFAFQAEGLLKLHRHQDADDTLLKGPNFEADACTRFLGPIGSSYLLVIRAQVDMAAGRLDDAMETIQRAARLDSNNREANVVMKKAKAVAAARAKGNELFKASRFPEASAAYEEGLEHDPYNSVLLCNRAACLSKLGQFERALEDCTAALIVRPSYSKARLRRADCNAKLEKWEASIQDYEVLLKETPGDEEARQGLLEAREQLKKQRGGH; from the exons ATGGAACAAAACTCGCAGGAGAAGCAATCGCGTTGTTGTCTATTAAATGCAGTCTTTGGGCAACGTAGTTTTTGGCCAAGAAGAGCTACCTCCACCGGTTCGATTCCAGGCGGAAATGATCCCAAGACACCGGGCACTCCAAATTCAAGGAGGAGACGAGTTGGCTCCGATGACAGCTCGATCCTTGGAACCCCATCTAAGGCAGCAGAATCGTTACCAAAACCGGTGGCAAGACATACCCAAGTTCCTCACCAGGCGCCTCCTGTGGATTACCAAAACCATGGCAGAAGACCCTTTAATAGCGAGGCTGCAGGAGTCGTGACCTCATCAGCCGCAGGCATAAGAAAGACAACTCCTTGCCAAGGATATGTTAACCAAGGCAAAAGGGTGCCAAAGGACGCCATTGGAATTTCTGGGGAGCTTGAAAGCATTATCGTTGATCACCAAAAAAATCAGGGCGGTGGTAATCTTGTTCGGGCTTCGTCGAGCAATGTCATGATTTTTGGCAATCTAGGTAATTTGAGGAGACCAGGAGGAGGAAACGTGAATTCGTATAATGTTGTTGATTATATTCCCAAGACAGCAAGAGAAGAAAGCCCAGTGCCCAAAGGAAATTACGCAAATAGTGTAATGGGAAATGTGGTTAGAGGTGCTAATAGAGAGCAACCAGATCCCTTGTGCCGGGCTATCTCGACTAGAATGGATCCAGAGACATTGAAGATTATGGGCAATGAGGATTACAAGAGTGGAAGATTTGCAGAAGCCCTGGCTTTGTATGATGCTGCCATTGCTATTGACCCCAATAAGCCTTCATACAGAAGCAACAAAAGTGCGGCATTAGCCGCTCTTGGTAGGCTTTTTGAGGCAGTTTTTGAGTGCAGAGAAGCTATCCGCATCGAACCTCAATATCATAGAGCTCATCATCGTTTGGCAACATTATAttttag aTTAGGGGAGGCAGAAAAGGCTTTGTATCACTTCAAACATGCAGGACCAGAGGCCGACCAAGTTGACATTGCTAAAGTGAAAACGCTTCAGGCACATCTCAACAAGTGTACCGAAGCTCGCAAATTACGAGATTGGAACACCCTGATAAAAGAAACAGGAAGTGCTATATCTGCAGGTGCAGATTCAGCACCACAG atatttgcatTCCAAGCCGAGGGCTTGTTGAAGCTTCATAGGCACCAAGATGCGGACGATACATTGTTGAAGGGTCCTAATTTTGAGGCTGACGCTTGTACTAGATTTCTCGGGCCGATTGGCAGCTCATATTTGTTAGTCATACGGGCTCAGGTCGACATGGCTGCCGGCAG ACTGGACGATGCAATGGAGACAATTCAAAGAGCAGCTCGCCTTGACTCAAACAACAGGGAAGCGAACGTTGTGATGAAGAAGGCTAAGGCTGTTGCAGCGGCTCGAGCAAAAGGGAACGAGCTTTTCAAGGCATCAAGGTTCCCCGAGGCAAGTGCTGCATACGAAGAGGGACTCGAGCATGACCCATACAATTCAGTGTTGCTGTGCAACCGAGCTGCTTGCCTGTCCAAACTTGGCCAATTTGAGAGAGCTTTGGAGGATTGCACTGCTGCGCTTATCGTACGCCCCTCTTACAGCAAGGCTAGACTAAGAAGAGCCGATTGCAATGCCAAG TTGGAAAAATGGGAAGCTTCGATTCAAGACTACGAGGTCTTGTTGAAGGAAACACCGGGAGACGAGGAGGCGAGGCAAGGTTTGTTAGAGGCCCGGGAACAGCTCAAGAAACAACGTGGTGGTCATTGA
- the LOC121253332 gene encoding succinate dehydrogenase [ubiquinone] iron-sulfur subunit 3, mitochondrial has translation MSRSSVRNGYDKVARILGRTEKQKKFPVLDNHPVGQEHAEEAVEAHETIHSNIKKLVKEFRIYRWNPDHPNNKPHLQSHFVNLSNCGPMVLDALQKIKAEDDSSLSYRRSCREGICGSCAMNIDGTNTVACLNPIDADTSKATIVTPLPHMFVIKDLVVDLTNFYHQYKLTEPWLKAAKAPENGREYRQSPADRKKLDGLYECILCACCSTSCPSYWWNPEEFLGPAALLQVYRWISDSRDDFADERLQALTEDEKRLYRCRTIKNCTATCPKSLNPADAIHKMKSRHLLSLPVEKFA, from the exons atgtcAAGAAGTTCGGTTCGCAACGGCTACGACAAGGTGGCACGTATACTTGGAAGaacagaaaagcaaaaaaagttTCCGGTTTTGGATAATCACCCTGTGGGACAAGAGCATGCAGaagaagctgtcgaggcacatGAAACCATCCATAGCAACATCAAGAAGCTTGTAAAGGAGTTCAGAATCTATAGATGGAACCCTGACCATCCCAACAACAAGCCCCACCTCCAGTCCCACTTTGTCAACCTCTCCAATTGTGGCCCCATG GTTTTGGATGCATTGCAGAAGATAAAAGCAGAGGATGATTCGAGCTTGAGCTACAGAAGGTCATGCAGAGAAGGAATATGCGGGTCATGCGCCATGAATATTGATGGGACCAACACTGTGGCATGTCTCAACCCCATTGATGCAGACACTTCCAAGGCCACCATTGTCACCCCTCTGCCCCACATGTTTGTGATCAAAGATCTCGTCGTTGATCTCACCAATTTCTACCACCAATACAA ATTGACAGAGCCATGGCTCAAGGCAGCAAAGGCACCGGAGAATGGGCGGGAATACAGGCAATCACCCGCAGACAGAAAGAAGCTAGACGGGCTGTATGAGTGCATATTATGTGCTTGCTGTAGTACCTCATGCCCTTCCTACTGGTGGAACCCGGAGGAGTTCCTTGGGCCTGCTGCATTGCTCCAGGTTTATCGATGGATTTCTGACAG CCGGGATGACTTCGCGGATGAACGATTGCAGGCATTGACAGAGGATGAGAAGAGATTATATCGATGCAGGACTATTAAGAACTGCACGGCCACCTGCCCCAAAAGCCTCAATCCTGCAGATGCCATTCACAAGATGAAATCCAGGCATCTGCTTTCTCTGCCTGTGGAGAAGTTTGCATGA